A single window of Mangifera indica cultivar Alphonso chromosome 18, CATAS_Mindica_2.1, whole genome shotgun sequence DNA harbors:
- the LOC123202323 gene encoding universal stress protein PHOS32-like yields the protein MNPLQTPPDSDHPHLPTIRIHHPAATTAASSGVAATPTPTSLARRKIGVAVDLSDESAFAVRWAVDNYLRPGDGVVLVHVSPTSVLYGADWGPLPHHQENTEENAHGSNNSNKEHKQQEMEDDFDNFTATKAADLARPLKEAGFPYKIHIVKDHDMRERLCLEIERLGLSAVVMGSRGFGAERRGGDGKLGSVSDYCVHHCVCPVVVVRYPEDKDGGEPVVNVKVPEEMEEDREVEELKDA from the coding sequence ATGAATCCTCTGCAAACCCCACCTGATTCTGATCACCCCCACCTCCCCACCATCAGGATCCATCACCCCGCCGCCACTACAGCCGCCTCCTCCGGCGTCGCCGCCACCCCTACACCCACCTCCCTCGCCCGCCGCAAGATCGGCGTGGCCGTCGACCTCTCCGACGAGTCCGCCTTCGCCGTCCGATGGGCTGTTGACAACTACCTCCGTCCCGGTGACGGAGTTGTTCTAGTCCACGTTTCTCCTACTTCCGTACTCTACGGTGCCGATTGGGGCCCACTCCCGCATCATCAGGAGAACACTGAGGAGAATGCTCATGGCAGTAATAACAGTAACAAAGAGCATAAACAGCAGGAGATGGAAGATGATTTCGACAACTTTACGGCGACGAAGGCTGCTGATCTGGCCAGGCCGCTGAAGGAGGCGGGGTTCCCGTACAAGATACACATAGTGAAGGATCATGACATGAGGGAGAGGCTGTGCTTGGAGATAGAGAGGTTGGGTTTGAGTGCAGTGGTAATGGGGAGTAGAGGGTTTGGAGCTGAGAGGAGAGGAGGTGATGGGAAGTTGGGGAGTGTGAGTGATTATTGTGTGCACCATTGTGTGTGTCCTGTGGTGGTTGTTAGATATCCTGAGGATAAGGACGGCGGCGAGCCAGTGGTCAATGTTAAGGTACCAGAGGAGATGGAGGAGGACCGAGAAGTCGAGGAGCTTAAAG